aactgacacaaaccctcagctagggagcaggcAAAAAGACCAGTTCCTTGcacaagatgaaggaaccagcatcaACCTAACGCTTAGCCAGAACAAACTACAGAAGGGAAGGGAGGAGGACTTGACTGAAGACAAACTGGGAGCAGGAGATtcaccaaacaccagcagagaaACTCCAGGAGAAattataaaccgcaagggctatagtgagaggcaggtataaatggcatcactaacaaactaatgagcagaacctgtgagggggtGGGATCCTGCCAAAAGCCACAACtaagcaatctgtcagatagattcacgtgcggcaagtctgacagatcttctcagatcactcacagggcagggcgtgacaaaaatgctctgatgctcatatcagggggctgTCTGAGTGAAactggggatatgtccgggttcaactctgaacccagacaacccttttaaaggagttTGTAGCTACACAGCCTAatactgtcagcactgattggacagtgtaaggctactttcacacttgcgttcggagcggatccgtctggtatttgtacagacggatccgcacctataatgcaaacgatggtatccgttcagacggaaccgtctgcattatatttcactaaaaaagtctaagtgtaatttgtaatcagatggatccgtccatactttacactgaaagtcaatggagggcggatccgtttgaaaaatgcaccatattgtgtcaccttcgaacggatccgcccccattgacttccattgtaagtctggacgcatccgtttgcctccgcacggccaggcggacacccgaacgctgcaagctgcgttcgggtgtccgcctggtgagtggagcggaggacaaacgctgccagactgatgcattctgagcggatccacatccactcagaatgcattagggcagtacgaatccgttcggggccgcttgtgagagccttcaaacggaactcacaagcggacacccgaacgctaatgtgaaagtagtctaagagtTTGCAGCGAAACATGACTAATTGGTAACAACCAGTTTTTCATTTATTCCAAAAttgtaggaggaataacagaagaaccGCACAATGCACTAAGGAAAGTTGACCCAGAATTGTTTTAATATGGGTATATAAGTATTTTCCAAAACAAACaggtaacatgttttttttttaggttataTAGATATGTTTGAGCCAGTGAGGTAGGGAGTAAATGAGACCCTGACTTATTTGCCTATAAATAGGAATGAATCCCCTGATATTAGCCTGCTTTGTGAAATGAACCGTATATGATAACAACAGCACTTATATACTTGCATGTTCATTTTACTAGTATTGTAGTACATGATTGGTGTTTATCGTGCAGTTTGAGTGATTGCTCTGCCATCTCTTACTCATCTCTAACCATATTTTTGGCTACTCTTGTATTCAGCTTCTCTGCTCTTCCAGTGACCTGCTGCCCTGCAATTCTGTATGTATTTGCATGTTCAATCTTTTCATTCACCTCATTCTCAAGAGAATCCAATCATCAGTTTTGTTATCATTACCGTGTTTTTTTCTCCTTCCTCTGCTCGTTTTCCCACATGCACATTCATTACTCAGAACGTTCTTTTGTAAATGTTAGTTTTATACGGCCTTGTGTTAGTTACTGCATTGTCCTCCAATCAGTCTGATTTTATtggttatggcctcatgcacacgaccattgttgtgttccattctgcaaaatggggttccgctgttccgtgatccgtttccgtgcgtcttcctttatttttggaggatcaccagacatgaaggaaagtaaaaagaaGTCTAAGTCAagtcaaatgataggaaaaaaacggacgcggatgacaatcttgtgtgcctccgtgttttttcacggacccattgacttgaatgggtccgcaaaccgttttccgtgaaaaaaataggacaggttatatttttttgactgactggaaccacggatcacggatgacaaacggtgcattagccgagttttaaactgacccattgaaagtcaatgggtccgcagaaaatcacgaaaaactgaacaacggacacggaatgaaaccaaggtcgtgtgcatgaggcctatgtttTATGGTTAGATTAGTATGGTATTAATACATAATAAAGTGTTAAATCATTAAATGGAGTTTTCACAGGAAGTAATGGCTTATAACTAGATTATGACATCATCTTCTGACCAGTGGGCGTCCAACTGCAAGGGCAACCTACCGATCCTGAGAATGAATGGGCTGTACCACTGCTATGCAGGGAACTTTAAAACAGCTCTAGCCACTGAATGGGGCTTTGCTGCCTGATATTGCACCGGCCTGTGCCCGCCAGCGCTTCGCTCCCCCTGGTGGACATGGGCGCCACTCTGCTTACCTGCCTTTTTGTTCGCACCTGGACCCACTAGCCTTCCTATTCTCCTTCTTGCTGGGCCCGGCCACCGGAGCTGCCTGGCTGTTCTTTCTTGCAGGCTGCATCCTACTTTTTGTTGGTAGTGTCTCTTCCTGCCCATAGGGTGTGCCTGCTTTCTctggctctaaaatagccaatGTGCACACCTAtatcttccccagcctatggcctAACCAACCAGGGATATTTATGGCAACTTCCcatgtgggagggtgcctgaggaATAAGTTCTAGTTTTCTAGCggcctgcaaaggtgtgctgatctatgtttgtctgcccatgtatGAACTTCTGCCTGCTATCCggatttgaccctttgctgcctcaCCTGCACAAATTCTGCCTATCTTGACCTCTGCTTGTCCTCTGAttcattttgcctgatccctcggtTGCCCTGACCCCCGTGGGATGGTATCGACCTTTTGATtaccctgcagcaaagtccagatccctgtataggacaTAAAGGGTGAATATCACTTAGATAACACTCTTAGGGGTAGCCCCAAGCTAAATCTGTTAAAGTGGCACAGTGGATCCAGATCCACTTCATAACACTGCCGTAGTATGCACCCAAAAATTTTGAAGGGGCAGCAGCACTAAGCCACCACAGTGGCCCCTTCATTTTCAGGATAGGTGGTGGTCCTGAGTCCTGACAGTCAGACCCCTACTTATCAGAAAGTGATGGCATACCCTAGTGACAAGCTATGACATTCTGTGATGAGATAAAACCTTTAAATGGTGTAATTTACTCTAAAGTCAAGCATTATTCAGATGTGATTCCAGTTAACCACAGTATCCCACCCTCTCGATCTGCAATGAGAAGTCCATAAACTGATATGAGGAGATGTTTGTTGGCGTCCTTACACTGTAGAGTTCCTCTAAGAGTcctgccacatggtcaggtttttttttaatacagttttggaagccaaaaacaggagtgaattTTAAAAAAGAAGAGAAGTTGTATTCTGTCAACTTTTTCTccctttatgatccactcctaatTTTCGCCTCCAAAACCTAATACAGAAATCTGACTGTGTCCTTGTGCCTGTAGTACAGAGCTATATGGAGCTACCACGCAGTCTGGGCTACAATGCGTGGCTGCTAATCACTTAACTCAACAAGATCTAAACTGATCAGTCACTTTTTCCCTGCAAATCAGGCTTTGAGTCGTAGACATTATAATAttttcaaataattatttccagcAAAACCTATGCAAACTTCAGGGTGTAATTATACATTTAACCTGAATTTCACTCGATTAGTTGAAAATGGATGTCCTCCATGATCATACAGTTTGGGATTTCACAGTGGATAGATGATGGATGACAAGTGGAAACACTGTAAGTTACTTGTCAAATCCATCTTCAGCTCCCAGTAAACAAAACGATAAATAGAAACGTAACAGCACTGGTGTGCACATACCCTGAGACCTATTGATTGCTACCATAATAGAAGAGTGTGGCCTACAGATTCTAACACCTTCTGTGCTATGCGGTCTGCACCTCCACATGGATAGCAGTGATATATATATGTGGAAAGAATGTTACCATGAAAAAATTTACTCTCTTTTATGTTTTCAGGCTCACAAGGTCAGAATTCTGATCCGTCCCTTAACCTAAGCATGTCAACCAGGCAGTGCATGTCTACATGTCCTTTGTACAAGTCATCTGTAAGCTGTCTCTTAATATATTCCTCTTAACAGTTTTATGCACATCTTACAGATACCTTCACTTATATCCAAGGCATGTGATGAGCTGCAGGCAGAGGTGAACCTGCTGAAAAAAAGCTTACAAGAAGCTCAGATGAGACTTACTGAGAAAGATCAAGCTAAACATGATGAGGTTGCAAACCTAAAGAAGATAGTTTCTGAGCTGGAACTTCGATTGAGAAAAGAACAAGACCACAACATCTCTGTTTTGGAAGAAATGAGAAAAGACATCCACACAAAAGCTGAGAAATTGAAAGAGCAGAATTTAAACTGTGCAGAACTGAGACACCACCTGGATCAGgccatgcaagaggtagagtGTTCATATCTCTGCTCATAACCACATGCCCCATGACAGGTCTAGATAGCATAGTAATTGTGAGTGCAACTGTTCAatgtgaaatgtttttttccccatctcagacactgatggcatattgctaggatatgccattgaAATCAGATAGCTGCAGGTCCCTCCTCTGGGACCTGCTGCTATATCCAGAACGGGCCCCCTGAACTGAAGGAAAGGACACTGCACAAGAGCggtcaccctccattcaccaGTGTTAATTAATCAGATCTTCAGTTATCTGTTTTGGGTAATGTTTTATGGAAAGATGGGATGAAGTGCAAGACTTTGGGTCACACAGGTCCATTATGTCTGGTGTAAGGCAAATAAAGTATTGCACATATTTATGATAGTGGGGTGTTCTTCTGCCTCAGCACCTACCTGGACAGCCTGGAGTTGCTGACCAGAACTATGACTTCTTCAAAAAAGGAGAACGGGAAATGCATACATTTAAGTGCAGAATGCTAAAGTAAGCCTACATCTGAGCAAAAGCTGAGGAGACAAAAATTAAAGTTTAGATTCTCTTATCTCAAAGTTCTACCATAGACCCAAAAGAAGGTCCGTCAGCAGTTTTGACTGTAAGCTGCTCACAGTGCTGCATATAGAAAACATGGAAAACTGTTACGCATACCTTTATTTATGGTTTTACAGTAGTAGCAGCATGTCTGAGAGTGTTTTTACTCCGCCACATGCTTCTACCACTAGCCCCTTTGGGTCTTCGCTAACACTGAAGTGCCCTTGGCTCTCTGCAGTAAGCGATCCACAACCCCTATCCTCTGAGTCAATGTTGTAGTGTTTATTGAGGGCATACACAAAGGCATGTTTGACAGCTTTCCAGGTCTCCCATAACCTTATAGCTGGAAGAGTACAGAAAGAAGCAAGAagcatgtgtgtcactttttgcaAATTTACTCAGATGGGCACAGAAAGGCTGTTCAATAGAAACAGCAGGTGATGCTATACTAACATTATTCCTGAAATATCTGGATATATAAGCATTCTTTAATAAGTGTGGAAAAAACAAATCTATAACTACAGACTGGATTTAACTAAAAAACAATATTCTTCATGGGAGTAACCCCCTTGAAGATCAACAGTCACCACAAAATACAGTGTAATCTGTAGGTAACATGTTGTAGAGCAgaagaagctgaacagattgatataaaCGGTAGTTTTgaggaaaaagattcagtaaaacttgcaagATTTATATTTAAATCTATGCTATTTCTGATTTGATTGTAcatagggaggtgttatcagtgattgatagtattttctgtgtaagtgtatatacagagatagcggttagtcactgatagctgtacaaagGGGAGTCGTTATGAGTGATTGAAACCattctgtgtgtaagtgtgtatacagagatagctgtcagtcacataTAGCTACTGATAGTTATACACATAtgaggtgttatcaatgattgatagcattctctgcgtaagtgtgtatacacagatagctgttagtcactgatagttgtacacagggaggtgttatcagtgattgatagcattctctgtgtcagtgtgtatacagaaatagctgtcagtcactaatagctgtATATAGGggatgtgttatcagtgattgatagcattctttgtgtaagtttgtatacagagatagctgtcagtcactgatagttatacacgggtgaggtgttatcagtgattgatggcattctctgtgtcagtgggtatacatagatagctggtGTACAGACTTGCATCATAGTGCCTATTTCTTttgccatatacagtacatagataaAAGAGCTGTGATTGCTGGTGGATATTGAGACCAAGGAGTTGAAATTGTTTGGAATCAAGATAAAATCGTCTTGTGGAAGTgttgctgtgtgtgaactgttCCTTACTGATGAAGTTCAAGCGCGGACCTTGAATTTCAGTTTATTTCAGTCACTGACAGTTGGATacaggagaggtgttatcagtgattaatagcattttctgtgtaagttTGTATACTAGATaattgtcagtcactgatagctgtacacaggggaggtgttatcagtgattgatatcatTCTCTGTGTCAGTGTGTATgcacacagatagctgtcagtcactgatagttgtacataggggaggtgttatcagtgattgatagctttctctgtgtaagtgtgtatacagagatagctgtcagtcactgatatctgtacacagggggaagtgttatcagtgagtgatagcattctctgtgtaagtttgtatacatagatagctgtcagtcactgatagttgtacacagggaggacttatcagtgattgatagtattgtcTTTGTAAATGTGTATATAAAGACAGTTGTCAGTCACTCATAGCTttagacagggaggggttatctatcagtgattgattgcattctctgtgtaagtgtagtTACAGAGATAACTTACTCACAGCTAGTGCActtgaggaggtgttatcagtgattgatagtattcacTATGTActtgtgtatacagatatagttgtcagtcactgatgaccCCTCCCCTGTGAACCATGAAATCATAAATAGCAgatatttaaatgtataaattacaagtttgactgaatcttttcccaccaaGCTGGCTTAACTAAATAGGTTCCTTTTCTTTAGGTTGAATTCCTTAAAGAAACTGTGCGCATGGAGTGTGAAGAACGCTATGAACTCACTGAGGCCTTGACAAGGGCTAAGCAACAACTGCTTGAAATAAAAAGAGGCAGTGGAAACTTCCCAGTATCACAAAGGCCATTTACTCCAGACAAACCAGCTTCATCTCACATCATCAGTGGAACACAGAAGAAACCTCCTCTAACTTTACCAACCAGTAATGGAACCAAACTAATGAGCTTAACCGGGACATATGGGtctgccagtgccaccaactTTAACAAGCTCAGGCAGAGTAGTGGTAGTAGTTTACCTATGCTACCGTCACCACATCCACCAAAAGAGAGGACATCTTCTTTGACTGATACACGGCAGAAAATAACTGCAATTCTGAGGAGAAATTCTACTCGGCCATAAAATCTACCAAGAGCCTTGTGAAGATTTGCTGGAATAAACTGGAAAATAGTTTCTCCTGAATTAGCAGTGGACAGATCAACAGGAAAACAAGTGGGTGCAGAAAGCGGAACGCACCTATTGCTCCAGATACTGCAATGTTCAATTCTGGATTAAGTCCCATTGAGTGATGTTATAAAAGCACAGCACAGGGCATGAACCATGGTACTGACTGATCTCCTCTTTTATAGTTGTGATCACTTTGTACCTATTTAGGATGCATTTACCCTGCTATTTTGTTGGACGGTGTTCACTCTGTATTATATAACCAACAATGAGGGAAATCTTACCATATATAACATCCAGGTTGGACAAGAACAATTAACGGGGTTGTCTAGGATGAATGAAAAACATCTGCTTTTTGCGCCACTCTTGTACATTGGCTTTATGTAGTATGGCAGTTCAGTCCTATTCACCTGAATGACCAGAGCTGCAATATCAAAAACAGCTATAGGCATGAGAGGCACTTTCCAAAGAAAAATCAGACCCTATTTACTAATCACAGACAACCTCTTTTATACTAAATTCGAATGCCCTCTAATTTGGAGACTGCAtgatatacatacagtatgtgttagaggggttatcccatgaattaaaaaataaaaatatctggaGTAATTCACATTATTATTTTAACTATATGAATGCAAAACCACTGCcctccagtgtaattttttacTAGTTTTTAATTAACATCTGGACAATTTGTGTCTTATCTTTCTATGGTTGGGCAGCATCTCGTCGTATGTTGTCTGCATCTCCCTGGGAATGGGACTAAGTGTGAAACCAAGTACAGCTACTATACAATGTAGGGCGATGTGCTTGGTAAGATGCAAGAAGGCTACTGCACTACtgagagcactgctgccttctcaaacagctgatcggtgggggtcctgggtacttgaccccaactgatcagatactgatgacctatccagaggataggtcatcagtataaaagtcccagaaaacctctttaacagtgTCTGGGCCGCTTCACTGGGAGGAGCAAGaaagcagggaagctactgagcatggcTGATCCAACACccaatgcaggagaaggtggaccagaatttCTGCCACTGCAGGGGGTGCTACCAGagaagaaaatgtaataaaaaactaacaatattttattgcatgtatattacAATAACACTTCATATGAAATGCCCTGTTCATTGCACAGTAATACTttgagggaagaaatgcaaatgagctctaaacaagctttgcctctaatgccaccagaagtaaggcagctatcctataagtcaatattcagctcttaaaataagccttgaggcatgacttggatattaaataagtcagcacctcatctgcagacagctgtttcgggacgattgcccctcatcagtgcagtgcagagcagagtactggcttaactgggtaggaggcctgGGTCCGAGCAAGGGggaaactaactctccttagggagagagcaccttaatcagcgtgaggagacttataggccatacatgctcctctggaattctgagagggaagaaatgcaaatgaatcctacccagttaagccagtactctctgctctgcactgatgaggggcgatcaccccgaaacagctgtctgcagatgaggtgctggcttatttaatatccaagtcatgtctcaaggcttattttaagagctgactattgacttacaggatagc
The genomic region above belongs to Bufo gargarizans isolate SCDJY-AF-19 chromosome 4, ASM1485885v1, whole genome shotgun sequence and contains:
- the LOC122935285 gene encoding leucine-, glutamate- and lysine-rich protein 1-like, producing MITTLILTKDLRENTETMTDSQQKYMQLQNEITEMRTAEKNYRRRMHHLEDELETMKEVLKQSEEEVVNMKKERKVQIVSYQNRIEQLQEALRESMRSEDSWETKMQNELENQNQKYLLKLEETKKQLREEANMELAIERQKHQEMIKNFQDKNEILEGKIPSLISKACDELQAEVNLLKKSLQEAQMRLTEKDQAKHDEVANLKKIVSELELRLRKEQDHNISVLEEMRKDIHTKAEKLKEQNLNCAELRHHLDQAMQEVEFLKETVRMECEERYELTEALTRAKQQLLEIKRGSGNFPVSQRPFTPDKPASSHIISGTQKKPPLTLPTSNGTKLMSLTGTYGSASATNFNKLRQSSGSSLPMLPSPHPPKERTSSLTDTRQKITAILRRNSTRP